The Triticum aestivum cultivar Chinese Spring chromosome 6D, IWGSC CS RefSeq v2.1, whole genome shotgun sequence genomic sequence GCTCTGCTGAAATGATCCAGACTCTCCTTAGCACGACAAACATATCCAGGTACTAATACAAGTTTCTACTATGATGTGTGATTCATTTCTTCAATATACAATTCTTCTTAGCTGATCCTTTCTGAGTTATACAAATGTGCCTTGCAGCTTCCTAGCAGGCATTCTTGCTTGGAAAGATCCGCAAGTGCTGATTCCTGCTCTTCAGATAGCAGAAATTATGATGGAAAAACTTCCCGAGACATTCTCCAAGTTATTTGTGAGGGAAGGTGTTGTTCATGCTGTGGAAGCACTTATATGTCCGGAATCCTCAAATATGGTGCCTCCTCAGGTACCACCACAGGATAAGGATGGTGATTCTGTTATGTCCTCACGCCCTAGACGACAGCGTCGTCGTGGGGGTGCTGCACCTACAGAGAACAGTTTGTTAGATGTGTCAAACGCTTCCAATTCTGGCATTGCCAGCGCATCGCCATGCTCCACAGAAGTTCCAGTCACCAGTCTCCGTTTTGAAGTTAGCGATCGTGCGAAGTCGTTCAAAGATAAATACTTCCCTTCAGACCATGGTTCGAGCGATGCTGGAGTCACTGATGACCTTCTTAAACTGAGAGCACTGTGTGCAAAGTTGAATACTGCAACTGAAAATGTCGTAACAAAAGCCAAAGGGAAATCAAAAGCCTTGAGCCCTAGCCATTTTGACATCTCACATGATGTGGAGGAACAGTTAGACCTGATAGTAAATGAAATGCTTGCTGAGCTAAGCAAAGCCAATGGTGTTTCCACATTTGAGTTCATCAGGAGCGGAGTTATCACATCATTCCTTGACTATTTGTCATGTGGGACATTTGGGAAGGAAAAGGTATCCGAAGCAAACCTGCCAAAGCTTCGCCAGCAGGCGCTTAGGCGATACAAGTCCTTCATATCTGTTGCCCTTTCTGCTGACCGTGAAAGGGATGAAACTCCAATGACTCTTTTGGTCCAAAAACTGCAAAGTGCATTATGTTCATTGGAGCGTTTCCCTGTTGTGCTCAGCCAGTCTAACAGAATTGGTACTGGAGGCTCCCGTCTTACCTCAGGTCTTGGTGCTCTAGCTCAACCCTTCAAGTTGCGCCTGTGTCGAGCTCAAGGCGAAAAATCACTTCGGGATTATTCATCAAATATTGTGCTTATTGATCCCTTTGCGAGTCTAGCAGCTGTCGAAGATTTTCTTTGGCCCAGAGTTCAGCGCGGTGAGGCTGCTTCCAAACCTCTAGCCGCTTCTGCAAATAATTCTGAATCTGGTACACCCATTGCCACTGCTGGTGCATCATCAACACCTGCATCAGCCCGGCGTCCAACGACAAGATCAAAGTCATCTGCTGCAAGTGGCGGTACATCTAATAAGGAGCCTCTAGAGGAAGGCACTAGTAGTGCAAAGGCAAAAGGCAAAGCTGTTGTAAAACCGAGCTCAGCTGAACCAAAAGGACCGAACACAAGGAATGCTACCCGCAGAAAATCTGCCTCAGAGAAAGATTTGGACATGAAGCAAACACATGGTGACAGTAGTTCTGAGGTATGCTATTTTTTTTCGCACTCTACACGAATAAGAGAACTCCAAAAAAGGATGTGGTTGTTATTTCAGTATAGCTTCCTATATAAGATTCTAGTGCATGTTCCATCTAAGCTGTGATACTAAATATGAGAAAGATCGGGTTAATAATAATAAATTATAAAAAAACGGGTAACTTCCTTCTgtttcttgtcatgtggctgcATCGGCACCGTAAGCTTTAGAAAGTGCTAGATAATTCATTGAACTATATCTTCCAGAAAAACTTCTGGGAATAGAGAAACATACTCAAATCTTGTATTTCTGTTTTTGCACGAACTGTGAAAGCTAGTGATATCATAAGGAATTTGTAGCAATAAGCTGTGCATGGATATCACGCGGGTTTGAATTTAGTTATTGTTGTTATATGTGACACAAgctgtatactccctccgtccgaaaaagcttgtcactcaaatgaatgtatctagcactaacttggtgatAGATACATCCATtcgagggacaagctttttcggatggagggagtagattttACCAATGATGTACATCATGTTTGAAAAAGAGGGCTTCATGTTTTGAGACATTTTGTACAAGTACCAGTGCAATTGGCACATACCCTAGGCCAGCACCAGATATTTAAACATGCATCTTCTTTGGGCATCGCTTCATGTCCATTTTTGTTATTCGTAGCTTCTTGCCAAAGAAATAGATAAAGCTCCCCACCCTTTTATATATAACCCATGGTTGTTTATTGGCGCTTTCCTGGTGAGTTTCTCTGTGAGTAATGGTGCCATGCACTGAGGACCATCTTGTGCTGTATAGTTTGCCATAATATGCAAGGGTGATTAAGCCATTGTCAACCAAGCTCACAATTTAAAATCTGAGGATAATGTTTGGATTTTTACTCGAACTGGAACTTTACCAGGTAATACCTCTTTATCTGTTATGTACTTATGTGCAGGATGAGGAGCTTGACACATCTCATATTGAGCTTGATGATGCTTTGATGATTGATGATGATGACatttcagaggatgaagatgatgaccatgAGGTGATAGTTATTATGATTCAATCCGCTTCATTTCTCTCGTAAATCTCATATGTATTTGTATTTGGAGTATTAATGTGTTCATGAGATAGTTTAGACAGCCGGCCAGTCTGGCCTATTTTACACTCATGCTTAGGTGTAAGTTGGGGGTAGACAAGCATCTATATTTTGCCTGTTTGACCTAAGTGATCCATCCACAGAGAATACAAAGGCATTGGGGGTGGCTCATATAGTAAATTAGTTTATTGAGATTATACGCTGTAAGATACTAAACTTAACAGACATGCTTTAAGATTAGCCCACACTCAGGAAATAAAGGTCTTACTTGAACACCCTGAAGATCTTTTACTTTTTTCTGCTTCTAAATAAATAACGATGTTGAGATTCTCAGGTTCTCCAAGAGGGATCTCTTCCTATTTGTGTTCAAGATGGGGTGCATGATGTGAAATTGGGTGACGCTGATGACTCCAATGTTGGTTCAGCAAGTGATAGCCAGGCGCAGCCATCATCTGGTTCTGGTTCCAGTGCTAGAAACATTATGGGCAGGGGAGTAAATGCTGCTGAATTTCGAAGTGCGGGTGCCTTTGGATCGCAAGGTGCAATGTCATTTGTTGCTGCGACAATGGCTGGGCTGACTTCTGGTGGTGGTCGCGGTGTTAGAGGTGGTCGTGATCGGCGTGGCCTGTCACTTGGGGGTAGCATGAGTGAGCACAACAAACTGATATTCATGGCTGGTGGGAAGCAGCTTAGCAAAAATTTGACCGTATATCAAGCAATCCAACGTCAACTGATGCTCGATGAGGATGATGAAGAAAGGTTCAACGGGTCTGACTTACCAAACGATGGAAACCGATTCTGGGGTGACGTGTTCACGATAACTTACCAGAAGGCTGATAGCCAAGCTGAGAAGGGATCCCAAGGTAGTTCTGCCTCGTTGCATCAAAAATCTGAATCTTGCAGATCTGTTTCTGAAGCACACAAGGTTTCTCTTCTTGATAGCATCTTACAAGGGGAACTGCCATGTGATTTGGAGAAAACAAACTCAACCTACAGCATTTTAGCCTTGTTACGTGTATTAGAGGGGCTGAATCAGCTATCCCCTCGTTTAAGAGCACAGGCAGCATCTGTTGATTTCGCCGAGGGGAAAATCGCTACGCTGGATGAGCTATATGAAACTGGAACCAAGATGCCTTCAGAAGAGTTCGTCAACAGCAAGTTGACACCGAAGCTTACTCGGCAGATGCAGGATGTTCTTGCACTCTGCAGTGGCAGTTTACCTTCTTGGTGTAATCAGATCACTAAAGCCTGCCCCTTTCTGTTCCCCTTCGAAACAAGGAGGCAGTACTTCCACTCCACAGCTTTCGGGTTGTCCCGAGCGCTGAACCGACTTCAGCAGCAGCAGGGCGATAACCCCAACAACACCGGGAGCGAAAGAGAGGTCCGGTTTGGCAGGCTACAGCGCCAGAAAGTCCGTGTTTCCCGTAACCGTATTCTGGATTCTGCCGCTAAAGTTATGGAGATGTTCTCTAGTCAGAGAGCTGTTCTTGAGGTGGAATACTTTGGTGAGGTTGGGACAGGGCTGGGTCCTACGTTGGAGTTCTATACTCTCCTGGGCCATGAACTGCAGAGTGCTCGGTTGGGATTATGGAGATCTAGTTCGCCTTACGATTATTCAGAAATGGAAATCGATAAGAATGGTGTGATCCATGTGGATTCTGACGATGATTTGCCAGCTCCTCAAGAACTCAACTCATCCGAAGATGCCCGGAATCTGATACAAGCTCCTCTTGGATTATTTCCTCGCCCTTGGCCATCTAATGTTGATACCTCAGAGGGTAGCAGATTCTTCAAAGTCGTAGAATATTTCCGCTTGGTCGGTCGAGTCGTGGCGAAAGTCTTGCAGGATGGAAGGCTCTTAGATTTGCCTTTGTCAACAGCATTTTATAAGCTCATACTCGGACAAGTAAGTACATACAGACCCTCTTATTCAGGGAAACAACATTCTTTTTTTTTTCCATCTTGTTatgcttgttctacttgagtttctTATATCACTGtatttccttccattttcagcatTTATTACTAATGTAAAATGCTTTCTATTTGCTAGGAGCTTGATTTATTCGACATTATCTCGTTTGATGCTGAGCTTGGAAAGACGCTGCAAGAACTGCAAGTTCTTGTTGAGCGTAAGAGGTTCCTTGAGTCCACCTGTGGCAAGGATCAGCTAGAAGTTGCAGACTTGCGTTTCCGGGGAGCTCCTATCGAGGACTTGTGTTTAGATTTTACTCTTCCAGGTTTTCCTGATTATATTCTCAAAGAAGGCGAGCAAAACACAATTGTAAGTGATTTCGTGTTTATCTTAGGGATTTTGTGTTTGCATTTGCTCTCTTTTTTTACGCGGGGAGTAATAAATAGAGTTTATTCTTTCCCTTAGGTTAATATCCACAACCTAGAGGAGTATGTTTCTTTGGTAGTCGATGCGACAGTGAAGTCAGGGATTATGAAGCAGGTTGAAGCTTTCAGATCAGGTTTTAGCCAGGTGCGACCTCTTTCTGTCGTTTGTCAACTCCTTTTAATCATTTTGTAGATGTCTCAAGACTTATTTATTTTTCCTAAATGCCTGCCTACTTTTCTCTGTTTTAGGTCTTTGATATCTCATCCCTCCAAATATTTTCACCTCAAGAGCTTGACTATCTAATATGTGGTCGTCAAGAAATATGGGAGGTAATGCTTCACCTCCCTCTCTTGATTTCAGTTGTGTTCCGTTACATTTCTACTGAACCGGACTTGATTGCTGCAGGCTGAATCACTGGTAGATAACATAAAATTTGATCATGGGTTTACTGCTAAAAGTCCTGCCATTATAAATGTAAGTGCGCCCGTATTTTCCTATATCTTAATCTGGCACTGTGTATATTTAATGATTTCTTGATCCTCTGCTTGTCTGCAGCTACTCGAGATCATGTCGGAATTTACCCCTGATCAGCAGCATGCATTCTGCCAGTTTGTAACCGGTGCTTCTCGGCTTCCAACTGGTGGTTTGGCTGCTCTTAGTCCCAAGCTTACCATAGTTCGAAAGGTGCTTTATGTCGACATCTGCTGCATACACGTCTTGTTTATGCCATGTTTCTTTCTTAACTTGTTATCTCTTTTGATTGTCAGCACCCCTCGAGTGGGGTGAGTACTTTGAATACAAGCGGGGTAACGGATGCCGCGGATGACGATTTGCCCAGCGTCATGACATGTGCCAATTATCTCAAACTACCCCCATATTCCACAAAAGTAAGTATGGCTTTATTCTCTGGTGTTTGGAGGTAAGTTTAAAGGTCTGTTGTATCCCCACTAACTCGCTTGTTTGGGCGTGTTCTTGCAGGAAGTCATGCGCAAGAAGCTGCTCTACGCCATCCTAGAAGGCCGTGGATCTTTTGATCTATCCTGAGCTGATAACTAACGATACAGGGCTCACCATTCGATGCCCGTCAATTTTATCCCGAATTAGTTTTCTTCTTCGTTGCCTGTAATAACATAGGTTGAGGTTACCAGCCGCTCTGCAGAAAGCTTGAAAGGTCAGGTTCCAGCTGTTACCAGCCTGCCTATGTTTGGCTTCGTCGTGGAATCTTTTGCTTCCGCTCATCCTCATGTGCTGTCTGTGTTGCGGTTTTTCAGTTGAACTTGCTGAAGCGGCGAGCCTCACGAGCACCACCGACAAGTATCAGGAGCACCTTTCCCTCCAGTACATGTAAATAAAAAGGAGTATACATATTTGTCGTAAGGATTTGTTCGTTCGTTGGCGATACCCTGTCCTATGTATCGATTTGAGAATGTTGCTGTGTTTGCTTTGACATTGTGTACATGTGTAACTCGATAATAAATTCACGCGCTCTAGTGTATTTGAGATTATTCTTTGGCTGGTTCTCTCGAGTTACGGTCTAAGCCCTATCGCCCAAACTTGAAAGGTAAAGTGGTCCCTGGCATTTTAACACAAATCAACATTTCAAACAGGGCCAGCATGTTAAACCACTCATCTTCCACAATGTTTGTGTTTATGATGAACCGATAGGATCTTATTTTCTCTGTTTTTTTTTTAACGATGGTTCATCTACTGCCTTTTGATGTGGTAAACATAAGAAAAATAGAAGGATCCAAACTGAATTGCGAATCCGCCGCTCACAGAAGTAGATGGCACCATGTCATGCAGTTCTTTTGCGTCTTTCACGAGGGATGCGAGGGTGCACCGGTTAAGCTTCGACGATGTGATTTCAGATCTGTTGGCGGAGCGGAAAACCGTGGAGTAGTCAAGATCGTGCATGTTCTTGGAAGCAATTGAGAGTGCCTTTAGCAAGCTGTTAAGGTCTTCTTATTTGATAAATACACTGTCGATGTATGCAGCTGCTTGAGATCATGTGCAACTAGTTACTTGAGAGTGCCAAACATTACTGAGTGTTTCACCCGCGTGCAAAGTTTACTGGTAGAAAAACATTTGTAGTAGCATGGGAAAACAAACAAAATCGATTTTCAAAAAGGCTATCTCTCAAAGCACTTTTTGTAACAAAAAAAAATTACAATCTCCGAAAGTATTTTGAAGCAATATTTTATTTGTACCCGGGCCTCCATGAAAGCCGTCCCATCAGAAAAATGTGCAAGTGGTTAAAAAACTAAGCAATACTTGTCACTAATTTTTTtaaactagtatttttctatttttctggaaTTTATTGTACATCTCAGTTGGATGTGCACCTGGGATCAGTATGACATATTCAAAATTATGAAACAAGAGACAAATTGCTTGATAAATATGCCTTACATTTTCAAATCCGAGTtgagttttttttttaaaataggCAGCTTCGAAGAACAATTTGTAGTTTTTTTCAATCATGGCAAACCATGTGGAGATTgtatatttattttttgttgtgcACGATGTTTTTGCCATGTTATTCTAGAAAACATGGCAACTTCCCTAACCTTTTCTTTTACATTGTACATGGAAAAATATGGGGGCAGGGCTATTTACacgaattcaaaaggaaaaatatggCATGCATATGTTAGAATGCAACAAAGGTCTGCTAGATTTCATGAGGGAGAAAAGAATGTCTTCAAATGCGGCTcgtgttggaatattaggcaagttcatgattaattccagtaaataatttatgactagaagagatactagcatgcaataatctagcaaactagaagaacagcaagacatgcataacagcagcaaacacgtaacaatagctgtagaaacagacatgaacagaggatgttggacgtactgatcgttagctattatgggtgcgacagtgttgatgacgatgttggcgacgatctgctgctgacggcgatgaatacgacgatgagtagcaccgcccgacttggacgaaagacgacccgtgatgacgaatttgagcagtcgcgcacagcgcttcccaaaaacctaattcgtcctctcccggtgtaggatcgcaaagacgaacggttccggagacctgctctcccacgcgccgatgcacgccggcgtttgggatggagtagactacgatggcggcgcaagttgtgagatgaggcaaaaccctaggtgtttttgctgtatatatattaggaccagaggcggtattgtgtcgcgaccacaatcccaaaccgactcggtttctaattcgtatacttaccggacaagaaatcaaaaacttgtctgccaagacataaaaataaaacggcaaaaggaagctgcgcgcctgcaaggagacggaccagatttcggcggaccattcacgcgcatgtcgcatgtacgcctcGCCACGGCCCGGcaaggcgaggcgagcgagcgcgcgcatgtggttttccctttctcttctcacacaccacttagagtggtggagagaacccactatataaagaggtccaactcttcttcaacttccggggtgggactaaacttagcaccaccacttccattttacacatgggctttgagatttcagaaattgctatgggcctagcccattaattctaacagctCGTACAAAATAGATAAAAGAATTCTAATACCCGTCTTGGATCGTGATGCTGTATACTAGCTACTGTATTGAACATTTTTTTTTTATAGTGCACAAAGGAACTCAGCCTCATGATCCAGGTCGGGTAATCTTGACATGTCTTCGCCGTTGCTCATGCTCACGCAATGCAAGCGCTCGGGTTGGTTTGGACGTCCAGCTATGGCATCCATCGTAAGATGTACAAAGGAGAAACATTAATAATagtatttttctaattttttcacgCATCATATAAGTATCTGTTTGCCTCTGCATGGAGTATTTGTTTGCCTCTGCCTCGTGCCCGCCTCGGTTAGGTGCGCCATCTTGACCAAGCCTCGTTCCTACCTAGGCTAGGCGCGCCATTTTGACCGAGCGTATTGTTTCtatttcacaaaataaaaaaaagggtATATAGAACACAGGCGAAACAAATTATCAAAATGTCTGCGTACCAAAACAAATTTTGTCCATTCTAGTTTGGTACGAAAAGGAATTATATGAACAGGTGTTGCCCCCAAATTAGCACGTGCTGGTATCAAGAGAACAATCCCGGTGCATAATAATAATATACTTGCAGCGTGGGCCCTGCATTTCTCTTTCAAAAGATGATTGACCTTAAATAGGCGGGCCCACATGAACATGACCGAAGGCTGTAAACAGGGTTCACAAAAGGTCCTCTACAACAGACATGGACAGGTAGATGCAACCAACGAGCTTTCACTGTCACGCCATATTTTCTCTCTTCGTAtcataaacaaataaaagaaggaTCCATCCCCCAATTTGGTGAGACACACATGATGCCATGCCAACACTCGACAAAGACACATAAGATTGGGGATCTGTGCGGCTCCCAAGCTCCCTTTTCCATTCTTT encodes the following:
- the LOC123142909 gene encoding E3 ubiquitin-protein ligase UPL3, with protein sequence METRSRKRAAASTSSPASSSKRARTAPAGRPGPPAMDPSPSSRRRARAAAAAAAAAAEKGKDPDPSSTSNPAPHHHHHEEDDDEDDDDSAAAPFPPSFTSASTALQGLLRRLGAGLDDLLPGSAAAAAASSTTSAQLKRILAGLQAEGDESRQLGSLMQLCEMLSIGTEDSLAAFPVDAFVPLLVGLLREEDGPGASPEVMLLAARALANLVDVLPSACSSVVHYGAIPCFCARLLTIEYMDLAEQSLQALRKISLEHPTACLRAGALMAVLSYLDFFSTGVQRVALSTAANICRKLPSDASEFVMEAVPLLTNLLHHHDSKVLEHASVCLTRIAEAFAHHPEKLDELCNHGLVAQAANLVSISNSPGQTSLSTSTYTGLIRLLSTCASGSLLAAKTLLLLGISGTIKEILSGSGLVAGTSVAPALSRPADQMFEIVSLADDLLPHLPVGIISLPTNCRVFIKGSSTRRPAPTKQDGAASTENERSGHESLLQEHPELLQQFGMDLLPVMTQVYGSSVNAPIRHKCLSIIGKLMCYSSAEMIQTLLSTTNISSFLAGILAWKDPQVLIPALQIAEIMMEKLPETFSKLFVREGVVHAVEALICPESSNMVPPQVPPQDKDGDSVMSSRPRRQRRRGGAAPTENSLLDVSNASNSGIASASPCSTEVPVTSLRFEVSDRAKSFKDKYFPSDHGSSDAGVTDDLLKLRALCAKLNTATENVVTKAKGKSKALSPSHFDISHDVEEQLDLIVNEMLAELSKANGVSTFEFIRSGVITSFLDYLSCGTFGKEKVSEANLPKLRQQALRRYKSFISVALSADRERDETPMTLLVQKLQSALCSLERFPVVLSQSNRIGTGGSRLTSGLGALAQPFKLRLCRAQGEKSLRDYSSNIVLIDPFASLAAVEDFLWPRVQRGEAASKPLAASANNSESGTPIATAGASSTPASARRPTTRSKSSAASGGTSNKEPLEEGTSSAKAKGKAVVKPSSAEPKGPNTRNATRRKSASEKDLDMKQTHGDSSSEDEELDTSHIELDDALMIDDDDISEDEDDDHEVLQEGSLPICVQDGVHDVKLGDADDSNVGSASDSQAQPSSGSGSSARNIMGRGVNAAEFRSAGAFGSQGAMSFVAATMAGLTSGGGRGVRGGRDRRGLSLGGSMSEHNKLIFMAGGKQLSKNLTVYQAIQRQLMLDEDDEERFNGSDLPNDGNRFWGDVFTITYQKADSQAEKGSQGSSASLHQKSESCRSVSEAHKVSLLDSILQGELPCDLEKTNSTYSILALLRVLEGLNQLSPRLRAQAASVDFAEGKIATLDELYETGTKMPSEEFVNSKLTPKLTRQMQDVLALCSGSLPSWCNQITKACPFLFPFETRRQYFHSTAFGLSRALNRLQQQQGDNPNNTGSEREVRFGRLQRQKVRVSRNRILDSAAKVMEMFSSQRAVLEVEYFGEVGTGLGPTLEFYTLLGHELQSARLGLWRSSSPYDYSEMEIDKNGVIHVDSDDDLPAPQELNSSEDARNLIQAPLGLFPRPWPSNVDTSEGSRFFKVVEYFRLVGRVVAKVLQDGRLLDLPLSTAFYKLILGQELDLFDIISFDAELGKTLQELQVLVERKRFLESTCGKDQLEVADLRFRGAPIEDLCLDFTLPGFPDYILKEGEQNTIVNIHNLEEYVSLVVDATVKSGIMKQVEAFRSGFSQVFDISSLQIFSPQELDYLICGRQEIWEAESLVDNIKFDHGFTAKSPAIINLLEIMSEFTPDQQHAFCQFVTGASRLPTGGLAALSPKLTIVRKHPSSGVSTLNTSGVTDAADDDLPSVMTCANYLKLPPYSTKEVMRKKLLYAILEGRGSFDLS